From a single Stomoxys calcitrans chromosome 4, idStoCalc2.1, whole genome shotgun sequence genomic region:
- the LOC131997186 gene encoding supporter of activation of yellow protein-like, which produces MDIDETLRDQHEPKIFQNATNIHAQDSSNFITNEEMDLNGKASLKIGHIIDTVDLTSSAGSSPVHRFDYNDGEGEDNDVREKSPMVTNTIVPSTNILLECLQRETTVIQNTQQLTQQTQHNTALPPLQPKPMVATKSSVSLKYPQLAERLLANGSSVGCMDVGPSSAKKDSVENIIDSIEILDTPEGSPRGFIDDRHENDTIFNENLQTLNGLNVSEENRLLSLNNNSLNLKRPVSQECHVSETICTAMSEKTIETPSKLRKIQNESEQLNTKNNALQQYLPTGYQNHQRLRKQKHEHLLPIPMDEVTDAIQTNSNDSLDLQINIDSNENSTPIVKKRGRPKKSEINLTSENAKEEHTINSDNRQDCKARRVQLLRKRLAIDMVDAEQPVALITDIATSGGPEDNKSEQNIIETPKRERNLRTPLRTSRRSNTPINFQSELKTSKSKPLSSLSLENKKTSNDTGSENELNHFHESNSSISSVSFHSSSTIQNITNIANSVSHSMTSQIDLTISSSSSNSNGSTTNTITTVEATSRNDGPVFVIPDCSVNGANIGSNSHNSMLPPTTILSSSDPLPDMIFKPNDFSSIIATQQLRVSNFSTVYKPGSVASQEEETADDVSGADNSEDDSASSSSMPAIPGRSRGRVRGSRGRSIGRGQRSHGISRDSLSVKSIAMNRPRCIGALKHTPDPERIKELFSPSPQVFEEDTRMSADLSQTSLQQQSPSYSSQPDFFTNEESQSSIISNTSIIDPNSTASAQNSASAKKTTKKKKMEVCVAEDTDFTVASIAEYDWPPPKGCCPSKNRDTFMIQEQVAMYLGIKSFKRKYPDLPRRQVDMEERNWLQEKGLVSEKMCDLGITAVWASDILDIMYTDFYEKYEEYKDFVRQKHLREIEAKQKSLGLNVAGRGLQARERAMLSTSKWNSYFNRTRKDERLSFLDLQTLVINKPCPSTAPLSTIPNRPVAEAVALAIKTERISQPPTLLKPRIWEPSRPRDIYYPLSLVPGQFCEKYHDYSSDELR; this is translated from the exons ATGGATATAGATGAAACACTTAGGGATCAGCATgaaccaaaaatatttcaaaacgcCACAAACATTCATGCACAAGATTCCTCCAATTTTATTACTAATGAGGAAATGGACTTAAACGGGAAAGCATCGTTGAAAATTGGGCATATTATTGATACAGTTGATTTAACATCGTCAGCAGGCAGTTCACCAGTGCACCGTTTTGACTATAATGATGGCGAAGGAGAGGATAACGATGTCAGGGAGAAATCGCCAATGGTAACAAATACAATTGTGCcttcaacaaatattttgttagaaTGTCTACAAAGAGAGACCACTGTAATACAAAACACCCAACAATTGACACAACAAACACAGCATAATACAGCACTGCCTCCATTACAACCTAAACCTATGGTAGCAACTAAATCATCAGTTTCTCTCAAATATCCCCAGTTGGCTGAGCGTTTATTGGCTAACGGTTCATCAGTTGGCTGTATGGATGTAGGACCATCTAGTGCAAAGAAAGACTCCGTCGAAAATATCATAGACTCCATAGAAATTCTTGACACTCCGGAAGGGAGTCCTCGTGGTTTCATAGACGACAGACATGAAAATGATACTATCTTTAACGAAAACCTACAAACACTAAATGGTCTAAATGTTTCAGAGGAAAACCGTTTACTGAGCCTTAATAACAacagtttaaatttgaaacgaCCTGTTTCGCAGGAATGTCATGTTTCAGAGACTATATGTACAGCAATGTCGGAAAAGACAATAGAAACACCCTCTAAATTGCgcaaaatacaaaatgaaagCGAACagctaaatacaaaaaataatgcCTTACAACAATATCTTCCAACAGGATACCAAAATCATCAGCGGTTGCGTAAACAAAAACATGAACATTTGTTACCTATACCTATGGACGAAGTAACAGATGCCATTCAAACAAATTCGAACGATAGTTTAGACCTTCAAATTAATATTGACTCGAATGAAAATTCTACTccaattgtaaaaaaaaggGGAAGACCTAAAAAATCGGAAATCAATTTAACCTCAGAAAATGCCAAAGAAGAACATACAATAAATTCAGACAATAGACAGGATTGCAAAGCACGCAGAGTTCAATTGTTACGAAAAAGACTAGCAATTGACATGGTCGATGCGGAGCAACCAGTTGCTCTTATTACCGACATTGCAACATCGGGAGGCCCAGAAGATAACAAAAGTGAACAGAATATTATAGAAACACCTAAAAGAGAACGAAATTTACGAACTCCCCTGAGAACATCGAGAAGAAGTAACACGCCAATAAACTTTCAAAGTGAGCTTAAAACATCAAAAAGTAAGCCTTTATCGTCATTGTCATTGGAAAACAAGAAAACATCAAACGATACAGGTTCTGAAAATGAACTCAATCACTTCCACGAATCGAATTCGTCTATATCGTCTGTCAGCTTTCATAGTTCATCAACAATTCAAAATATTACAAACATTGCAAATAGTGTTAGTCATTCAATGACTTCCCAAATTGATTTGACTATATCTTCATCATCAAGCAATAGCAATGGGAGCACAACGAACACAATTACCACTGTAGAAGCTACATCGAGAAACGATGGCCCCGTCTTTGTTATTCCTGATTGTAGTGTTAATGGTGCAAATATTGGAAGTAATAGTCATAATTCAATGTTGCCACCCACAACAATTTTATCGTCGTCAGATCCTTTACCGGATATGATATTCAAACCGAACGATTTCTCTTCTATAATAGCTACACAGCAATTAAGGGTCTCCAATTTTTCAACTGTTTATAAACCTGGATCAGTTGCATCACAAGAAGAAGAAACGGCGGACGATGTTAGTGGAGCAGATAACTCTGAAG ATGACTCAGCCAGTTCTTCTTCTATGCCTGCAATACCAGGCCGTAGCCGTGGACGTGTTCGGGGATCCCGCGGAAGGAGTATTGGTCGTGGTCAACGAAGTCATGGTATTAGTCGTGATAGTTTAAGTGTAAAATCTATAGCTATGAATCGGCCACGTTGCATAGGAGCCCTTAAGCATACCCCTGATCCTGAGAGGATTAAAGAACTCTTCAGTCCG tCTCCTCAAGTTTTTGAAGAAGACACCCGTATGAGCGCCGATTTGTCTCAAACCAGTTTACAACAACAATCTCCTTCTTATTCAAG CCAACCTGATTTTTTTACCAATGAGGAGTCCCAGTCGTCCATTATCAGCAATACGAGCATTATAGACCCGAATAGCACGGCATCAGCTCAAAATAGTGCATCCGCCAAgaaaacaacgaaaaaaaagaaaatggaagttTGCGTTGCTGAAGA cacCGACTTCACAGTTGCATCTATAGCAGAATATGATTGGCCGCCACCGAAAGGTTGTTGTCCCTCAAAAAATCGAGATACCTTTATGATACAAGAACAGGTTGCAATGTACTTGGGAATTAAAAGCTTCAAGAGAAAATATCCCGATTTACCCCGCCGTCAAGTAGATATGGAAGAGAGAAATTGGTTGCAAGAAAAAGGGCTGGTGTCTGAAAAAATGTGTGATTTAGGAATCACGGCCGTATGGGCTTCCGACATTTTGGACATAATGTatacagatttctatgaaaagtaCGAGGAGTATAAGGACTTTGTACGGCAAAAACATTTGCGTGAAATAGAGGCTAAACAGAAATCACTTGGACTCAATGTGGCTGGAAGAGGTTTACAAGCTCGCGAAAGAGCCATGTTATCTACTAGCAAATGGAACTCATACTTTAACAGAAC GCGCAAAGACGAACGATTGTCATTCCTCGATCTTCAAACGCTGGTCATTAACAAACCCTGCCCATCTACAGCCCCTTTATCTACTATACCCAACCGTCCAGTTGCTGAAGCAGTTGCGTTAGCTATAAAAACGGAGCGCATTTCTCAACCTCCGACTTTGCTTAAACCTCGGATTTGGGAACCATCAAGGCCAAGagatatttattacccgttatCTCTCGTTCCAGGCCAATTTTGTGAGAAATATCACGACTATTCATCTGATGAATTACGGTAG